The Helianthus annuus cultivar XRQ/B chromosome 15, HanXRQr2.0-SUNRISE, whole genome shotgun sequence genomic sequence TTCATTAGCTTACATGCATTTTACCATAAAGATATGTTACTATAATGCATTTGATCATATATGTTTTCCCATaatgtttcttttttttatttattttgtttatttttttactttttttaattttatattatttttaatttttatatttttattattaatttatttttactTCAGCGAGGCGCGCTGAAAAGAAAAACCGCAGAAAAAGAGCATtttttttggtggtggtggtggtgggggggggtggggggggtgtTAAGAGTGAGGCGTGCCTCTTGTACCTAGGGTGTTTTTTGGCTTGTACATGTAGATAATATCATATAAAAACCTTATTCATAGCTATATTTTAGGTAGGGGAAGCTAAAAATATATaggatatataaaaaaattatatgatCGTCTTGCACCTCAggtacgaaaagcccaccgcttttgcgctttgtGCCTTGGTTTTAGACCTCATCGCGTTTGTGCGCTTCGAGCTTTTTAAAACCGAGGCTGTGTTAATGCATATTCTAACCTGTTCAACATATGCTAGAAGATGATGTTGAAGAAGAACCGGTTGTGCCCTCTGCAAATGTGTGTAACCAGGAACAATCACTCCAGTATTCTTCTTAGCAAGCTTCACCAATGCAACCTTCACACCACAAAGTATACCAGCAAAAGCTATTACATATATCATACCTGCTTGGTACATGGGCCatttcatgttcgttcatttaactttaacccaacacgaacatataattgaacacgtttttttgttcatgtttgtttattAACAAAacgggcatgttcgtgttcgtttatgttcgttcgtttaaaacctaaacaaacagttcacgaacataaacaaacaaatttaaaGGAACATCATttttaacaaacaataaacaacacaaatgaacataactGAACatacataaatgaacacaaatgaacataattgaCTAAACATAAACGATCATaaagaaatttttttatataaattagtgattAGTTGCAATAAAGTCCATTGAAAACTCAATTTTATTACTAGAAAGCCCAATTaccaattagttatatttatattagttagaaagttccttttatttttaatattcatataaatataactacttatgtatttaaatgaaaagaacataaacaaatgtaaatgaacgaacataaacggatgttcacgaacataaatgaacgaacaaaagcatgttcgtgttcgttcatttaattaaaagaacaaaaaattatgttcatgtttgttcgttaattaattaaataaacgaacataaatgaacttccCGCCGATGTAGTTCACGAACTATTCATGAACGTTCGGTCCGTTTACATGCCTATTTGTACATGTGAATCAACAACACAGTTTATCGTGTATGTATTCCCTAACaagaatacccccccccccccaaccgttTTCATTTCCAAATGATGTTAAAAGCTACAGTTATCAACATACGAAGAATGGagttttcgtgaaaaagaaaacATGAAAGTGAATAGACTCATAGAGACACAAGAATTATCAGTGATTAGGAAAGTGATAAAACCTGGAGATGTTTAACATGCGAAAATATTGTATCAATAGCGTCACAACACCACACGTGAAAGTCAGTAGAAGGTTGACCATTTTGACTTCTAGCTGTGAGAAGATTCTTTGCAGGTTCTTCGGTTTGAATCCACACATACTCTCCACTTTCGATCTGTTTCTCTATCTGATCTAGACCTTTTAGAATACTGTCACTGTCCACAAGCGAACCAGAGGCAAGATGACCAGATGGTAACACCTTCTGTATTTTATCAtgattataggtgatgttctgtGCAAAGTCTGCTGACGTTTCTAGCATTCCGATAATTGTTTTCACACTGTCAAATACAGGTTCTTTGTCTTCCTGCAATGAACCAGAAAACAGTTACATCCGCATTCACATCCACTGATTATTTAATTAAATAACTAAATTCACAAAATCAAATTGTAATTGTTTGCGGTtgtaataattaaaaaaatcagCTGCTTAAGTGTAGATACTAATTATTTAAGCAACTAATAATTCATAAAAAGACCTAAAAGGACACCCTTATATATTTAAAGGTATCTGAATTTACCATGCGGCTGGCTGCTTATTTTCTATCAATTATAAtactaatttatttttatttataaaaagttatCTTTAATTCTTGAAATTATCTTTCTTTTCCATGATATATTTTTTTCTAACAGAAATGCAGATGAAAAGtatgtaaaaagtataaaaagagGAAGAAATATAAAATAAGTACTTAAGGTTTTTATCAAATAGTAAGCGTTGTTGGAGCTGATACGAAACTCATCAACAAAAAAATTAATCAAACACCACAAACTGGTTATTGTGACTTAATATAGCAATAATATTATAATATGCATAATACCTGCAGGTCACGGTTGTAAGTAAGTGGAAGCCCCTTACATAAAACTTGAAGTGTGACCAAATCTCCTACAACCCTAGCCGACTTCCCGCCAACAGCTTCCATACTAAACCCAGATTCCTCCGATGCCCAAAATCCCCATTCTTCACCAAGCCACGAAAGATGCAACGCCAATATGGCATTGCCAGAAAGAAGTTCCAATATAAAATCACGGTCCGAAACCGCATCCATGCTGTTTTGATAAATTAAAAAAAGTCAGTGATTATTCAACCACAAAACAAAAGTAATTATGGCATACATATGAACCCGCACATGGCCTGAATATtcgtgggttgacccgaacacgaccctgTTCAACCcgaatatttttagtttttaaaatttttccgCAAGTTattacatttaaattataaattcTTATGTCAATTTCTCTTTTTGACTTATAATTATGGCATAATACACACGCAATTTAATTTATGACCTATAAATGGGTTAAATGGGTCAACCCGAAAACCCAGCCGGGCTGACCCAAAcctgacccgtttagctaaacggggtCACAGGTTCAACCTGATACTGACCCGAATGAAACCTAAACCTgcaaatttcgtgttaggtttgtGTCGTGTTTTCAGGTCGAATTCACACCACTAAATATAAGGTTATGACAGTTTAAGGATGAACGTGTTATACCTGTTCCTCATTGGAGCAGTAAAGCCGAGAGCATCAGAAGTCATGAACCTATCTATGGGCAGGCCAGTGCCAGCCAACGCGCAGGCACCTAAAGGACAGAAATTCAGTCTAGCTCTGCAATCTAGCAGACGCTTAGCATCAAGTTCAAGCTACACAAAATTAACTTCGGTTATGTTTTCTGCAGATATATCTACTTTCTTTTTCTCATGGTTAATATAATTATCAATATTCAAACCTGTTCGACATAAGCAAGGATATGATGGTGCAGAAAAACCGGTTCTGCACTCTGCAAATGCGTAAAACCAGGAACAATCACGCCAATATTCTTCTTAGCCAGCCTCACCAAAGCAATCTACAAACCACAAAAAGCTACCGTTACGTAAATATGAGCTGGTAACCTAACTTCAGAAGCGCGCATCGGTTAAAGTAGCCAACCTGAAGCTGTTTAACATGTGAAACGATTGTATCAATACCATCACGACACCACAACCGAAAGTCCGTCGAAACTTGATCGTTACGACTCCTAGCTGTATGAAGCTTCTTAGCGGGCTCTCCAATCAAATCAGTAAGGGTAGCTTCGATGTTCATGTGTACATCTTCTCTATCGGTCCTCCATACGAACTCTCCCCTTTCAATTTGTTGCTCTATCTGATTCAAACCTTCGATGATGCTATCCCTATCGCTCAAACTCATCAAACCCTAACCAAACGCATTCAATTAACAATTAACATAACAAGTACAAATTCGAAAACAGAAGTTCAACATCATCTGAAACCAACATTTCAATCATGAAATTAAACTCAACGTTGGATAAACTCATAAACGTTAACAATTTAAGATACAACTCAAAGTCTACATAGTCAAGAGAACAATTCGCCATATCATATATTTAAAGTCCAGAGAACAATTCGCTCATATATCTTGCAATAACTGAACAAACAAAAGTAATAGACACTTCAAAGAGTAAAAGCACACAACTTCACCACATCAAATATACAAATTATGAACTCCAAATCAAGAGTCAAAGCACCATCTAATCAATCTTGTCCTCAGTTATATCAAAACTCATCAACAACCCATCTAAAAGTTAAAACTCACCGCCTTCAAGTCACAAATTCACATAAAAAAGATGTACTCTAATTCCGGAAAAAAGCGAAAAACCTGAGTTTTACTAAAATTTGGCTATAAAGAAATAGCTTCACAATTGCTGGCCTGTAATTTTCTAAACTAGATTCTAAGCATCCATAATTTTTCTTACTTAGGAATTAGCTATTGTTAGAAATCGTTGTTTTCTGCAGTCACCAGGTGATATTAAATAGTTGACCACCATAAGTCAATAATATTGTAGAGGGACCTTTAATGCAGCACAACTGTGCGAACCCATATTGCGCGTGTACATAATGCTTTAACTATGTAAAAGTGCATTATGCGGTACTTGTAGTTCTCTACTAAAATGGTTTTGTATTCAACATTTCAATGTGTGTGTGTAATGTGTGTATGtgatatatgtatgtatatatatttgaAATCTGTTAATGAAATAGAAGTCTAGATGCAGCAAACTGGTAGGTGTGTCATATACTAATATGTAATGAGGATTTGCTTATACAATCAGTTTATTTAGTGTTCATATATTTTTGTCCCACAAAACTTCAAATGCTCATCTTTGTAAACCAGATGTATCTAAAACAAGTGATAACATGTCCATGTATCTAAAAGACAATACAATTTCTTGACAAATTGTTAGGTAAGTCACTTTGAGATGAAGGCAATTTGCAATATTCATGAACATgtttacacatatatatatttctttGTGTTTAAAGGACCTACTCTGTTTTATTGTTAGTTTCACACATAGCAACTGAAGTCCACCGGACAGCCTTGTCAAAATCTTACCTCTTACAAGATAATAAGATATATAACACAAAGTCTTGAGTAGGcatttttattaacaaaggtttaaatcATCCACGCATATCCACGTATGGGAGCAAGTATAACGATTTACAGGGCCGACTCCAGTGCAATCCAAATAAAGCACCAGCCTAGGGCCACTATCTTTAATGGGCCACCAAAATGTTATGCCAAAGGAGAATGACTTAACAAtgagtttatttatttacttggaTGTTCTTATTTATAAACTTGCTACTCATATTGCTTTAATTTGTATGATTGCTAAATTATTAAATTCATTTATTAATCTTCATTATTTGTACTTTATTTGCATAGAATAAAAACTACCTAATTTATAAATTGATTAGCTCCTTACAAATAATTTTCATGTAAAATAGAAATCGAAAGTACTACTTTCAGACCAAATTCTTTGTTGACAAAGGGCCCTCAATTCTTACTTCGCTTTGGGTCTCTAAAATGGTTGAGCCGGTCCTGACGATTTGTCGGAGATGAAGAGAGACGGCAATTTTGTGTGCAATCTTGTGAGAGATTTTGAAATAATAAAACTATGTAAAACTGAACCGTGTATTTGTGTGAAACCAAAGTGCCTAAAAACTGGAGACTAAAACAGTTC encodes the following:
- the LOC110912048 gene encoding argininosuccinate lyase, chloroplastic — translated: MESILFTFTQSPSSPAALVSTQNPNLNPFNHHNRLQAFRCALASQTNRNPAAAVTCSALQQPHMAAPAKEAKLWGGRFEEGVTDAVERFTESISFDKALYKQDISGSRAHASMLAKQGLMSLSDRDSIIEGLNQIEQQIERGEFVWRTDREDVHMNIEATLTDLIGEPAKKLHTARSRNDQVSTDFRLWCRDGIDTIVSHVKQLQIALVRLAKKNIGVIVPGFTHLQSAEPVFLHHHILAYVEQLELDAKRLLDCRARLNFCPLGACALAGTGLPIDRFMTSDALGFTAPMRNSMDAVSDRDFILELLSGNAILALHLSWLGEEWGFWASEESGFSMEAVGGKSARVVGDLVTLQVLCKGLPLTYNRDLQEDKEPVFDSVKTIIGMLETSADFAQNITYNHDKIQKVLPSGHLASGSLVDSDSILKGLDQIEKQIESGEYVWIQTEEPAKNLLTARSQNGQPSTDFHVWCCDAIDTIFSHVKHLQVALVKLAKKNTGVIVPGYTHLQRAQPVLLQHHLLAYVEQLERDAERLQDCRARLNVMKNSMAAVVSDLAFVLEFASANSITAIHLSRLGEEWVLWASEEFGFITPSDSVSTGSSIMPQKKNPDPMELVRGKSARVVGDLIKLQLAHNHGLQVDKEPIADSVKTIIGMLEVSAEFALNITYNQDRIQKSLPAGHLDATTLADYLVHQDIPFRTSHDIVGRGVALCVSKNCQLRDLSLDELQSINNVFDDGVYDYLGVENSIKKFSSYGSTGSECVAAQLDFWISKLSVDA